In Legionella lytica, one genomic interval encodes:
- a CDS encoding oligosaccharide flippase family protein: protein MSFKKNLIANYASQIYMTLAGILILPLYLKYMGAEAYGLVGFFTALQSWFNVLDLGLSPSISRETARMRAGAISAQNYRELLRVLQLLFFIIMFVGAGSLFLLAPYISHSWLQAQTIPAHEIQVALQLMAASIGLRWMCGLYRYTVIGAERFVWLSYYTWVFTTLRYLGVLLVLIYIGTTPFLFFLYQIIISLFELVFLASKAIREFPSLPQGQKLSWRLAALVASIKPILPFALSIAVTSSIWIVITQTDKLILSKLLSLTEYGYFTLGVLAASGVMLFSAPFSMVLQPRLAKLKAEGKDKELLTLYRQATQFVASITIPASIVLAFFPEQVLWLWTNNLSVATATAPVLRLYALGNAALAFTTFPYYLQYANGTMRLHLIGNTCFALVLIPSIIWATLHFGMIGAAKVWFLANISFFLIWTAFVHRRFIKNTHLRWLCVDLLPVVLLSLLTVATLNGLLARPDDKLTWILKIGFISLSSVLLNLLLIKFSFVVGLLRKFFDARVRVKPSSSTLS from the coding sequence GTGAGTTTTAAAAAAAACCTTATTGCAAATTATGCCAGTCAAATTTATATGACCTTGGCGGGCATACTCATCTTACCTCTATACCTCAAATACATGGGGGCAGAGGCTTATGGACTAGTTGGTTTTTTTACCGCGTTACAAAGTTGGTTCAATGTCCTTGATTTAGGTTTAAGTCCCAGTATTTCTCGCGAAACCGCACGCATGCGAGCGGGTGCTATCAGTGCACAAAACTACCGCGAATTATTGCGAGTACTGCAGTTACTGTTTTTCATTATTATGTTTGTTGGTGCAGGGAGCTTATTTTTACTGGCTCCGTACATATCTCACTCCTGGCTACAAGCACAAACCATACCCGCCCATGAAATCCAAGTTGCCTTACAATTAATGGCCGCCAGTATCGGCTTACGCTGGATGTGTGGTTTATACCGCTATACGGTAATCGGTGCGGAACGTTTTGTGTGGTTAAGTTATTACACCTGGGTCTTTACTACATTACGCTACTTGGGCGTCTTATTGGTTTTAATCTATATAGGCACCACGCCCTTTTTATTCTTTCTTTATCAAATCATTATCTCGCTTTTTGAGTTAGTCTTCCTTGCCAGCAAAGCCATTCGCGAATTTCCAAGCCTACCTCAGGGACAAAAACTCTCATGGAGACTTGCTGCTCTAGTAGCGAGCATCAAACCAATTCTCCCTTTTGCATTAAGTATTGCGGTAACTTCCTCTATTTGGATAGTCATCACACAAACGGATAAATTGATTCTTTCTAAATTATTATCCCTTACCGAGTATGGTTATTTTACTTTAGGGGTTCTGGCTGCCAGTGGGGTTATGCTCTTTAGTGCACCCTTTAGTATGGTACTACAACCTCGTTTGGCTAAATTGAAGGCCGAAGGTAAAGATAAGGAGCTGCTTACTTTGTATCGTCAAGCCACGCAGTTTGTTGCGTCAATTACGATTCCGGCCAGTATTGTTTTAGCCTTTTTTCCAGAACAAGTGCTTTGGTTATGGACGAATAACCTTAGTGTGGCCACAGCAACGGCACCGGTCTTACGTTTGTATGCTCTTGGAAATGCAGCCTTGGCATTTACGACCTTTCCCTATTACTTACAGTATGCGAATGGCACGATGCGTTTGCATTTGATTGGCAATACCTGTTTTGCCTTGGTGCTAATTCCGTCTATCATCTGGGCAACACTGCACTTTGGGATGATTGGTGCGGCTAAGGTATGGTTCTTAGCGAACATTAGCTTCTTTCTTATCTGGACGGCATTTGTGCATCGTCGCTTTATAAAGAATACTCATCTGCGTTGGTTATGCGTGGATTTGCTGCCTGTAGTGTTACTTTCTTTGCTGACGGTTGCTACCTTGAATGGTTTGCTTGCGAGACCGGATGATAAACTCACTTGGATTTTGAAGATTGGTTTTATTTCTCTGAGTTCGGTGTTGTTAAATTTGTTGTTGATTAAGTTTTCCTTTGTAGTTGGTCTGTTGCGGAAGTTTTTTGATGCGCGAGTGCGGGTTAAACCTTCTTCTTCGACGTTGTCTTGA
- a CDS encoding Wzz/FepE/Etk N-terminal domain-containing protein: MQTEGVGDNRDLSMMDMLRIFYQNKVLIGLCTVLGFALGCAAIYFSKPVYEAKIKLISASEGEIAELNQGRSWDNSPLQPLTVKDVNHVFNDVLQSEEAKHYFFEHYYLPALPASVKEGRTITQLYTAFSHIFAVVPDPKKTNDRFLKYTVAIQGSDAKQVTIWLTQFISVVKSQSLNALLKDMQQQNAVVVNNLRHQIDIARKTARAKRQDRITRLKEKVHTLQLASARTFWDDEAIMNDANESPFTMEMMQAEIKNLSKRTSDDAFIPNLRDLQAKLSFYQSFKIDVDKVSVFHEDGVLAVPVDPIAPRKRLMLMVSLVSGMFVGILLVMLQIAWRKNTANIARIS; the protein is encoded by the coding sequence ATGCAAACAGAAGGCGTTGGTGATAACCGTGATCTCAGTATGATGGACATGTTACGTATTTTTTATCAGAACAAGGTATTGATTGGTTTATGCACCGTACTCGGTTTCGCATTAGGTTGTGCGGCTATTTATTTTAGTAAGCCAGTCTATGAGGCTAAAATTAAACTAATTTCGGCAAGTGAAGGGGAGATTGCGGAACTTAATCAAGGGCGATCTTGGGATAATTCACCCTTACAGCCGCTCACGGTTAAAGACGTTAATCATGTGTTTAATGACGTTTTACAATCAGAAGAAGCGAAACACTATTTCTTTGAACATTATTATCTGCCTGCATTACCTGCAAGCGTAAAAGAAGGGCGTACTATAACTCAACTGTATACAGCTTTTTCGCACATTTTTGCCGTTGTTCCCGATCCGAAAAAAACGAATGACCGTTTTCTAAAATATACAGTCGCAATTCAGGGGAGCGATGCCAAGCAGGTAACAATATGGCTAACGCAATTTATTAGTGTTGTAAAGTCACAATCTCTAAATGCTTTATTAAAAGACATGCAGCAGCAGAATGCCGTGGTGGTAAATAATTTGCGTCATCAAATCGACATTGCACGCAAAACAGCGCGCGCTAAACGCCAAGACCGTATCACCCGGTTAAAAGAGAAAGTTCACACGCTGCAGTTAGCGAGCGCTCGCACCTTTTGGGATGATGAAGCAATAATGAATGATGCCAATGAATCTCCATTCACTATGGAAATGATGCAGGCGGAAATAAAAAATTTATCCAAACGAACATCGGATGATGCCTTCATTCCTAACTTACGTGACTTGCAAGCAAAACTCTCATTTTATCAGTCATTTAAGATTGATGTAGATAAGGTTTCAGTGTTCCACGAAGATGGTGTTCTGGCCGTCCCCGTCGATCCGATTGCCCCCAGGAAAAGATTAATGCTTATGGTGTCTTTAGTTTCGGGAATGTTTGTAGGAATCCTCTTGGTTATGCTGCAAATAGCCTGGCGTAAAAATACAGCGAACATAGCCCGTATTAGTTGA
- the pyk gene encoding pyruvate kinase, producing MLRQTKIVATLGPASNDPVTLRAMLTAGVDVVRINFSHADASAIELIALVRQIAEELQLPLAVMADLQGPKIRIGRFKEKSITLHEGQDFTLDCEETNELGDEHWVSVAYPNLDKELAPGDFLLINDGLIELQVKQIYGSKIHCTVIEGGVLTNLKGLNRKGGGLAARTLTEKDKKDLRTALAAQVDYISLSFVKDAEDIRNARALMREYGGLPTPIIAKIERSEALARLTEIIQESDAIMVARGDLGVEVGAAEVPAIQKHIIGQARRLDKVVITATQMMESMISNPQPTRAEVSDVANAILDGTDAVMLSAETASGQFPVKVLTMVNKICLSAEKHASFYYDSTSETCHYQRADQAIAMATMHAANHFPIQAIVTLTESGDTAVWISRQQSTVPIIAISANKRTIGRLSLVQNVVPVFMDYHRFTAENLNQQVINELLAAQHIEKKGFILLTRGRAIGTPGGTNSMEIIKI from the coding sequence ATGTTACGTCAGACTAAAATCGTTGCCACTTTAGGGCCAGCTAGTAATGACCCTGTAACACTTCGCGCCATGTTAACCGCTGGGGTTGACGTGGTACGTATCAACTTTTCGCATGCGGATGCCTCTGCCATCGAATTGATTGCCTTAGTGCGTCAAATTGCCGAGGAATTACAGCTGCCTCTAGCGGTGATGGCCGATTTACAAGGCCCGAAAATACGCATAGGCCGCTTTAAAGAGAAGTCCATTACCCTGCATGAGGGGCAAGATTTTACTTTGGACTGTGAAGAAACCAATGAATTAGGCGATGAACACTGGGTTTCGGTAGCTTATCCTAATTTAGATAAGGAACTGGCTCCAGGTGATTTTTTACTTATTAATGATGGTTTAATTGAATTACAAGTAAAACAAATTTACGGCTCAAAAATTCATTGCACTGTTATTGAGGGTGGTGTCTTAACTAATCTGAAAGGCTTAAATAGAAAAGGCGGAGGATTAGCAGCCCGTACCTTAACTGAAAAAGATAAAAAAGATCTACGCACTGCTCTAGCAGCACAAGTAGATTACATCAGTCTATCCTTTGTAAAGGATGCCGAAGACATCCGCAACGCACGGGCTTTAATGCGAGAATATGGTGGACTTCCTACCCCTATCATTGCCAAAATTGAGCGTAGTGAAGCTTTAGCGCGTTTGACAGAAATCATTCAAGAATCTGACGCCATCATGGTTGCACGTGGTGATCTGGGGGTTGAAGTGGGTGCCGCAGAAGTGCCTGCAATTCAAAAGCATATTATTGGTCAGGCCCGTCGTTTGGATAAAGTGGTGATTACTGCAACGCAAATGATGGAATCCATGATTAGCAATCCCCAACCAACTCGTGCTGAAGTTTCCGATGTGGCCAATGCCATCTTAGATGGAACCGATGCGGTAATGCTTTCAGCAGAAACAGCCAGTGGGCAATTTCCCGTAAAAGTACTAACCATGGTAAATAAGATTTGCTTGAGTGCGGAGAAGCATGCAAGTTTTTATTATGATAGCACTTCTGAAACCTGTCATTACCAACGTGCTGACCAAGCAATTGCGATGGCAACCATGCATGCGGCGAATCATTTTCCGATTCAGGCAATTGTAACCCTTACCGAATCTGGAGATACCGCAGTATGGATTTCCAGACAACAAAGTACCGTACCGATTATTGCTATTTCAGCAAATAAACGCACTATTGGTCGTCTTAGTTTGGTGCAGAATGTGGTACCGGTATTTATGGATTATCATCGATTTACGGCAGAAAATTTAAACCAACAAGTTATTAATGAATTACTTGCGGCTCAACATATAGAGAAGAAAGGGTTTATTTTGTTAACGCGTGGTCGAGCAATTGGTACTCCGGGGGGCACTAATAGCATGGAAATTATTAAAATATAG
- a CDS encoding phosphoglycerate kinase: protein MNLIQMNDIELSGKRVLIREDLNVPIKDGIITSDQRLQAALPTLEAALAAGAAVMVLSHLGRPEEGKFEKRFSLAPVAEYLKQNLNYPVHFVTDYLNGVDARPGELVVCENVRFNLGEKSNDEQLARKLANLCDVFIMDAFGTAHRAQASTYGVAQFAPVAVAGPLLVKELNALKKVLKAPQKPIVAIVGGAKVSSKLTLLRQLVGMVDYLIPGGGIANTFLKAQGFEIGVSLYEEDLLDEARAILKLAEEKGCKIPLPTDVVVGKTFSETCPAYNKSLHNVAADDMILDIGPVTVSDYVDIINEAKTIIWNGPVGVFEFAQFAYGTRALAIAIAESDAFSIAGGGDTLAAIDLYDLNQQISYISTGGGAFLECLEGKTLPAVAILQERAQHVTSD from the coding sequence ATGAATCTGATCCAAATGAACGATATAGAACTTTCTGGTAAGAGAGTGCTAATTCGTGAAGATTTGAATGTGCCAATCAAAGACGGGATAATTACAAGCGACCAGCGCTTGCAAGCAGCCTTACCAACCCTGGAGGCCGCGTTGGCGGCTGGGGCTGCAGTGATGGTCCTATCGCATCTTGGCCGACCAGAAGAAGGCAAATTTGAAAAACGCTTTTCTTTAGCCCCTGTTGCGGAATATTTAAAGCAAAACTTAAATTACCCAGTCCATTTTGTTACCGATTATCTCAATGGAGTGGATGCTCGTCCTGGTGAGTTAGTGGTTTGTGAAAATGTCCGCTTTAATCTCGGTGAAAAAAGTAATGATGAACAACTGGCAAGAAAACTAGCCAACCTTTGTGATGTGTTCATCATGGATGCTTTTGGTACCGCACACCGAGCCCAGGCATCTACCTATGGGGTAGCTCAATTTGCTCCGGTTGCAGTAGCAGGACCTTTATTGGTTAAAGAACTCAATGCGCTGAAAAAAGTGCTGAAAGCGCCACAAAAACCAATTGTGGCTATTGTTGGTGGCGCTAAAGTGTCTTCAAAATTAACCTTATTGCGCCAATTAGTAGGCATGGTCGATTACCTAATCCCTGGAGGCGGTATTGCCAATACATTCCTTAAAGCCCAAGGCTTTGAAATTGGGGTATCACTTTATGAAGAAGACTTACTGGATGAAGCACGCGCCATCCTGAAGTTAGCAGAAGAAAAAGGTTGCAAGATCCCGCTACCTACCGATGTTGTAGTTGGCAAAACATTCAGCGAAACCTGCCCAGCTTATAACAAATCACTGCATAATGTTGCCGCTGACGATATGATTCTCGATATTGGGCCTGTGACCGTCAGTGACTATGTAGACATTATTAATGAAGCCAAAACCATCATATGGAATGGGCCTGTTGGTGTTTTTGAGTTTGCCCAATTTGCTTATGGCACCCGTGCTTTAGCAATTGCCATTGCGGAAAGCGATGCATTTTCAATCGCTGGTGGTGGTGATACTTTAGCTGCGATTGATTTGTACGATCTTAATCAGCAGATATCTTATATTTCCACAGGCGGTGGGGCATTTCTGGAGTGTTTGGAAGGCAAAACACTACCAGCTGTTGCTATTTTGCAGGAGCGAGCTCAGCATGTTACGTCAGACTAA